The stretch of DNA CAGCTCGCCGGCCTGCAGGTCATCGGCAGTCGAGCACAGCAGCGCGCGCGCCCATTGGCTGATAGGCGCTGGGATAGACGGGTTAGCAGGAAGGCTGTTGATCTCGCTCCCTGCCTTCCGAAAGTCATTTCGAGCGCCCGGCTGTTACCAATCAAATCTCCCTGCAGCTCCAAACTGGGCCTCCCACTGCTGtctccagcgccagcacTGCCAGACCTCACCTCTGCTGCAGTCCGCAACCTCCTGTGCGTGAACGTCTGCACGCGAGCGGCGTACCTGCCTCCCCTCCACCCCATTGCCTGCGAGTGTGGACCCGACCGACTGCGAGCCTCGTCGACCACCGCCCACCGCCTCCGAGACGCGACGACCCGACGCAATCTGCGAACGCCTCCGCCTGCCGACGCTCGCCGCGCGAAAGGAGCGGAGAGTGCACCGTCTCCATTGCGCTCCATTCATTGTCCGCGCCCACGACTGCTCGACGTGCGAGACAGCTGTCCGCCTTGACGCTTGCTGTCATTGACGAGGTAAGTGCCCTCGCCGCCGTCCTacaccaccatcaccacgAGACGAAACGAGACGAAGCACCGCACAACCGGCCCTCGGCATTCGCGAGACAGAGTCTGCAAGCTGGCCGGCGACCTGTTCGACACACCATCGCGTCGTGAATTGAGCTTGTGCAGAGGCTAGCCACGGATCGGCAGCAGCTGCGTTGGTCACGTTGCGACGGCAAACAACATCTTCGTGCTACCATCATACCATACGTCGGAAACAGGCTTTCCAAGGCATTGACTAACGCGTTTCGGCCAGTTCTCGACGTATATCCCTACTGCACTAGCACCTACCCGCACGCACTCGCGCGACCTCGATCGCGCCCCATCGCATTCATTCCCCTTCCTCGACACATACATCGCGCCACGGCCGTGCGCGCACAACCGCCATCATGGGGTGTGGACAGAGTTCAGAGTCCAAGGAGGGTAAGCAACGAAATGAGGAGATCGAGAACCAATTGAAGCGGGACAAGATGAACCTGCGGAATGAGATCAAGATGCTGCTCCTCGGCGCTGGTGAATCAGGAAAATCGACAATTCTCAAGCAGATGAAGCTCATACACGAGGGAGGCTACTCAAGAGACGAGCGAGAAAGCTTCCGGGAAATCATCTTCTCAAACACAGTGCAAAGTATGCGCGTGATCTTGGAGGCCATGGAGAGCTTAGAACTGCCATTGGACGATCAACGAGCCGAATACCACGTGCAGACCATTTTCATGCAACCCGCACAAATCGAAGGCGACGTGCTACCTCCCGAAGTCGGTCAAGCAATCAAGACTCTGTGGGCTGATGCCGGCGTGCAATCAGCGTTCCAGAGGAGTAGGGAGTACCAGCTGAACGACTCGGCCAAGTACTACTTCGACTCCATTGACACAATCGCGTCACCGACGTACATTCCTTCCGACCAGGACGTGCTGCGGTCGCGTGTCAAGACAACGGGTATCACAGAAACGACATTCATCATCGGCGACCTCACATATCGCATGTTCGACGTTGGTGGCCAAAGATCGGAACGGAAAAAGTGGATACACTGCTTCGAGAACGTGACGACAATCCTCTTCCTGGTGGCAATATCAGAATACGACCAACTTTTGTTCGAAGACGAGACCGTGAACCGAATGCAAGAAGCTTTGACACTCTTCGACTCGATTTGCAACAGCCGATGGTTCACCAAGACCAGCATAATTCTATTCCTCAACAAGATCGACCGCTTCAAGGAGAAGCTACCCGTGTCACCCATGAAGAACTACTTCCCGGATTACGAGGGAGGTCAGGATTATGGCGCCGCATGTGACTACATCTTGAACCGTTTTGTCTCGTGAGTATCTCCGGCGCATTCGGCTTTTCTCTGGCAAAACTGACCTTGCTCTAGGCTCAATCAACATCCTACCAAGCAGATCTACACACACTTCACGTGCGCGACAGACACCATGCAGATACGATTCGTCATGGCTGCTGTGAACGACATTATCATCCAAGAAAATCTGCGCATGTGCGGGCTGATATAATCGGCCTTTTTTCGATGCATGAATGCGAGACCTTGGAACCCCGGGAGCGGCGAAGAGATGATGATCGTCGCCACTTTTACTGGGGATGTGTGCGCTACGGACATTGTGGTTCGCAACAGTACGCATGGCATGCCACGCAGAAATGGGAGAGTGTAGAAACATGAACAGCAACGACGCGCGGACATCGACACATTTCTGGGACGCTGTTTTTGCCGCTACTGCTGGCCATTACAAAGATTGCGCGACATATATCAAACACGGGGAGGGGGGGTTTTCCACTGGATGGGCGAAAGAAGGACTGTATTTCTTTGAAACGGCAACGAGGTGCGAGAAGGGGGGGAGAGAAGGAGTCAGTGACGGCCGCGCTGAAGACGGAGGCAGCAGACAGCGGTGGCGGTGGTCAAGTCAGGTCAGGTCAGGGCGCAAAGGGCATGATATGATCCATCTTCTCaccaatcatcatcatcgtcattaTCAACATCAACTTATCTATCAACTTCGAAACCAATTACCTCATCTTTTTAGTGCTCGTTTACTCgtcaatgatgatgatgaagagataTTCAAACCTGGCTGGACCTTGTACAAGCTGCTTTTCTCGTTCTCTGTCTCCAGTGTACTAATGCTCCATCCCAGGCTCTCGGCTCCATTCGCCTTCTGATATATTGTCCACTCCCTCAAATCCtctccttcgcttctccGCCAAATATCTTACTCCAATACCCGTATTCTTTTTCCAGCGATAGTGAAGAGCTAGGTAGGTTGGTAGGTATATTGCACACTTTCTGAACGAGAACCCTGTTGTCCTTGTGCTGATGGCTTGCGAGAGGAATGGGGGGTTTGTCATTGAAAATATAAGAATTGGGTGGACAATTTTCTGAATGAATGTATGTGTAGGAATGGATGGATGAATGGATGTTTGTTTTTGATATGAATGAATGAATGAGAACTTGGCTAGGAATCCAAACAAGTCAATTGGTTTTTTTTCGTAGTATCTTTTCTCTGAGCTTTTCCGTCGTCCTCGAGTGATATAACATTATCACTGAGTGAGTGAGGCGGGAAATATTATTGTTGGGTTGGATTTCCATTTTTTTTTCCCCGCAGGTGCTGGGCAATTTGGGAGAGAATAGAATACTTTTTTGgatggaggagagaagaggagagaagagaagagagggtTGAGCAGTTGTCTTTTTGAGAAGACAAAATTGGGATTAGGATACGGTACGATATGAATTCCATTCGTGTTTGCTGCCAATGTTTGGTAGCAGTATTGACAGAGGCGTTAAGGCGTGCCCGCAGAGAGGGACGCGTTCGGAGTCATTGAGGTTCGTTCGTGTTCCGCGCCAACATAGGCTCTTGcgtgcctcctactagcggGACATGTTCTCTTGGTTGACTGTTTCGAGGACTTGTTTGTAGCTTAGTAACTCGACACAGGAAGGCACTCTCAATCGTTGGCACTAATTCACGAACCAGAGAACATATCTGCGATGGTGCCGATCGTCACGTTACCTTCAAGCTTGCCGTACTTCGTACTTAGTAGCCTGGCAGCATGATCAACAACATTTGAGTGCTCCTTTTCACCGCAGTCTTGCCTACCATGACCACAGAATCCCACTCGAAGCAATAAGATTCTCCCTCCGGCAGATCGGGATCGTGGTCATTTGATGATGCCTTGAAATCCAGCAGATTCGGATGGTACATGGACTGTTTTACGATCGCGCTCTTGATGCTGAACTCTTCAATCTGCAAATCATCGCGTACGTTTTCGAGGATCGCTTGCCACTCATTCCATCGCAGGCTATGATTGTGGAGATGTAAGGAGCGGAGGGTCTTCGAGAAAGTTCTCAGGACCTGGGACAGGTCGTAGGCGTGCATGAGGCCTCCGTGGCAGAGGTTGAGGCTGGTGAGTTGGAGGTGTTTGGAGTCCTCGAGCGCACGCATGAGGAAGTCTGTGAATGGCTCGAAGTTAAACGCGAATGAGACCTTGCGAATCGATGTCAACTTGGAGAAGAGAGTCATTAGCAAGGTTCGAGTTTTGGTCATCTCGCGAGACCCGAATACCTGGTCGGGGGAGATGTATGGAGTGCTGTCCCAGTCGAGATTGTCTCCGAATGTCACTTCTTCGACAAAGCTCGCACGGTTGTTGTCTTCGATAATTTTGAGGGCGTCTTCGATATCAGAGAGGTCGAAGCGGCCGAAGTCAGTCGAATCATCATCCTGAATGCGAATATTGACGTGAAGGTGTTTCAGGTTCTGCTTTGCAAATTCAATGCTCGACTTCGCGGCGGCGTCGCTAGACGCGAGGCGGAGGTTATTCAGGTCTTTCTTCTCCGTAAACGATGCAATATGCGCAACAACTTCACCAGGAAGCTGCTGCATGATGTCTTGTGTGACGTCGATTTGCTTGTGAGACGACATGTTTGCGTATGGTTTTGCTGCGACCTCGAACTCGATTGACGAGACTTTATAGTAAGTCATCTTCTGTATGTGAGGATATGCTTGATCATCGCAGTACAAGACCATTGTGCACTCATCGACAATGGAGTTTCTTTGAGCTGCATCTGAGGCCGGCCTACAACCAGCTTGCTTTGGCGGACAAAGGCACAAAGGCGCTGAGATTTTGGCGTGCAGCATGTCAAGAGGCTACTGCAACTGCTTTCTGTCGCCTTCTGTTATCGGCCTTCGTCATTCGGCGATGTAGGATGCGATGGCATGGTGTTTCGCGGCGTGAGGTGATGTTTCCGGGAAAAGCGTTCGAGCTCGTGGCAATCGAATGGGGAAGTACGACCAATGCACTGACTGCCTTCCCAAGCAACCACCCAAAACCCGCCAACACTGCAAATTAGCGTCCATCCGATTCGAGGAACACGTTACAAAAGCAGCGGACAGTGAACGTTACTGTCATTATAGTCGATAAGCAATTCATCTTACTCTCGCATCAATATTGTCTCCATGTTCCCATATCCTTCCTTTCCTCCCCCATGCTGTGGTGTGCTTTCCAGAACCGCAAGAGCAATAGAGCAACAGATATTCCCGCACGTCTAACCGTACCATACCAACTCATTACAACTCGACGAGCAAATTCCGAGTGCAAGCTGGCCAAGAACTAGTTGATAAGCAGAGAGTGAGAAGGTGTAAGATATGGTTTCCCTAATGAAGAGTAAATTCTTCAAGTTCGGCCGTAAAAGAGCATCAATTGTAGTTTGTAGCTCCTGATGATCATGTGTAAaataaaaagaagaaacagATGCTCAAGTTGAACCCCATCCAATGAATCATAAAATCTTTCATCTTCCCTCTCTCCCAGCTCTTCCGAAGTGAAGATACTGGTAGGGTACTATGCACAAACATGAAAAGTTGTTATCCCGCCAGAAAAGGCTCTCTCACACGCCATCGTGCGCACAGCGGACAACAGCGTGAGAAACGAAGCCCCTGCGTAACAGCTCTGGGTGAAGAAATGTTTCCGAAAAgctttgcagcttcttgtgTTCCATCTCTCCAGAATTTGTGAATCCTCTTTTTCTCCAAAATGTGTCCCATTTCCTCCaatttctttctttctttcccATGACGGTAATCCAATCAATCAGGTCGTGCACATGCATTGCGAACCAAGAAACCTGCCGTCTCAAATCCAAAAAAGTGTATCCCAGCAACCAACACCAGTTTCCCACCGATTCCTACTTTAGACAAAGTGgctcttgcgcttctcagCGGCATTGAGCACACCAAACATCATTTTCTTGCGGTCACCAGCATCGACAGGAGTTGCTGGGGTAGGCGGCTGCTTGAAAGCTCCAAAGTCTTCGCCCTCACTGCTAGATGCTGAGCTCAGACCAAAGTAGCCATCCGCGGAGCCTTGGCTGCCAcgcttctgctgcatctcGGAGCCGATGGGCGACATCTTCCTGCTACCACGCACCTCGGCACGGTCGAAGTTGAAGTCAGACTCGCTGACTGGGCTGCCACCCGAAGAGCGAGACACAGCACGACGGTCATTGCCGGCCTTCATAAGACTGTCAAGTGCACGGCGACGTTGACGAGTGGCAAAGTTCTTGCTGCCTTCGTGCTTGCTTGTTGGTGCAGCTGCCAGTTCTTCGATTGCCGGAGGGCCGCGTGGTTGACGGATTGGATGCTCGCCAGCACGAGCCGCACCTGGACCGAAAGTGCCAGTCATTGGAGTAGGTGGGAATGCACTACGTTGAGAGCCGAAGGTCGCAGCGCTGGAAGTCTTTGGGCCATCTGCCACACCACCCAAAGCATCAATAGCGAGAGAAGATGCCTTCTTATGACCACGGCGGAAGGCGGTCGCAGATGGCGGTGGCAGAGGCTCAACGTGCTCGAGAGTCGAAGGTGGAGATGGCGCCTTCTTTGGTGGAGTGAAAGAGCGGCCATTGGCTGGCGAAGAGCGCTCTGTTACTGGTGGGGTGACGTTCAAGGTCTGCGCCGGAGAGTCGTAGCGTGCTTGCGGGAAGTTCTGAGCCTGAGCCTGCTGGACAGGAGACACTATTTGCTGTGCCTGCTGCTGAACGGACTGGTCGACGACATACGAGTAACCTTGAAGAGCTGGGTTGTACACAAGGTAAACACCAGGTTGACCAGGTACCTCGATTGGAGACtggagctgctgttgctgctggagttgctgctgctgaagctgttgctggagATAGAGAGCCTGCTGATGTTGCACCGACATCTGTGGCTGATGGAAAGAGCCGCGGCCATTCAAGTTCACGCCTTgagtggcggcggtgatgtttgcgagctgttgttgcaactgctgctggcgctgggCCAAGAACAGGCTGTGCATCTGCATTTGCTGAAGGACGGTGGGGTCAACATCTTCCTGTTCGTACATTGATGGCGGAGCCAAGACTTGCTCGGGCAGAGAGTACATCTGGCGACCCGCGTTCTTGGAATACTGGGCGGACATGTCGAAGCTAGCTCGCGAGGCAGTGTGTGGAACCTGCTGCTGGCTATAGCCAGGGTAGTTCTGGTCTGCCCATTGAGAAGCGTTGATGCCAGAGACGGAGTGATGTGTCTGGTGGTAAGGAGCGGAAGCCGGGACCGATGGAGTCTTGGGCTGGGTGCGGAGACCTGCAAGCAGGTGCGAACGGCTGGTGCGTGGAGTTGGGTTGTCGGTCGAGTTCTCGCTAATGGGAGCAACACGGGGCGGGAGAGCCACGCTCAACCGCTTGGTGTTCTGACGCTGGCCTCGTGCGCCGCTGAAGCCAGAACCGGGAAGACCAAGACCATTTGAAGGGAAGGCGTTGTTGGAgttattgttgttgttgttgtaagAAGTCATTTGAGCAATGCCGCCAGTGCCAATGCTCATTCTCGATCAGATATGTATGCGTTCCTGTAGTAGTGCGTAGAAATCGGAAGTCGTGAAAGCGTGCTGGTGTTGGGCGCTGCTGTGGGGAGACGATACAGCTGACCGGAACAGAATCGCTCTTGTGTGAGAGGACTGATTAGACAGATGGTGCTGGACGTGTGGTCGAACACGCCAGAATTAGGCCGCCGGTCGGTGTCAAAGGGCTCGGCGTAGCTGTAAGGTGTAAAATTATAAGATTACAAAGAAATAGCCTTGTCTTGTCTGAGTGCCAGAGCCAGCTGCCGCAACAATGCAGTCTTTGTCGTAGAGTGCCGCCGAaagatgaagagcagagaCGCGCTTTGTTGCCGAGTGAGTCCTGACGTGTGGGAGGCGTCGGGCGAGAGGGCGAGAGTGTTGTGTGTGTGTGCGTGGTGCGGTGAGAGTCAGCGCGTACCCGAGTCAGATGTCGTTGCGGGTGGTGttggcgacagcagcagcagacgagaTCGTCGCAAGGTCGATGGCAGGCTGCGGGCGTGCACGCGCTatatgatgatgatgcgtgCGAGGGCGTGGGCGTGCGCAGGCAATCGTCGGCAAGTTGGAGATTAGGGGGCTCCCGGCGGTGACGAGTGCGACGAGGGCGTGGTGTGTCGCTCTGTAGGCTGCGGTCGGGCGGGCGAAGGGGCAGAAATgcgcaggcaggcaggcaggcaagaATGGTGAGTGCGGCGAAAGATGCAACTGGCAGACTAACGGACGGCGGTCGCAAGGGAAGGAATGATGGTGGTCGAGGCgtgtggtgtggtggtggatgTGAGAGAAGCACTCGCAGCGCGCCTGCTGCGAAGATCAGGAGGAAGCACAGGCTGGCGCGGCGAAAAAGACAAAAAGCGGCCGCCCGTGATTGGACTGGTGCGGGAAGGAGCGAGCGACCGGGGTCAAGCCCACGAGCGCGCCCAGCCACTCGCTTCCATCCCGTCCCTCGTCgcgcgtgctgctgctctccgaCGCCCgcatgctgctgccgccatcAACCACATTCTACTCTGCGCTGTCTCGATAGACAGCCATCGcacaacacagcagcagtcAGTCCGGCTCCCTCTCGTGAAATTGCGGGTGCGGCCACCCCACGAAAGCTGCCCATGCCTGTCCGGATGGTGCGCCCACCGTGAGAAACCGCTCATGTCGGTTGGTTTCATAGTGTGGCATGGGTCTGGCGTATTCGATCGGCAGCTCATCAATCGCAGCTAGTGGCATCGCTTCGGTCCTCAGGCGCTTAAGCAACCACAACGCCTACACCACGCATATACCGTGCATAAGGCGCTTCTGCTGATCCAAAAGCAGCGAGCAAACGTTTCCTGTCGTTGTAGTCCCCGGGCGAACCAACGCCAGCGTCCATTGACAGTTTGGtgacagcagagcagagagctGCTGCTACGCCACCCAGGATCCCTTTGCACATGGGAGGAAGCTATGTGACATTGCAGTCCATCGGCACGCGCAGCGCAACAACAGACTTCGGTCCCTCACAGCACTTCTGCACCATGTGCATCACCTCTTCCACTGACTAGCGATCCGACAAGTCCAGCCTGTGCAGCCAAACACATCAACGTTGAGCCGATCTGCAGACCTGCATTTCCAACCTGCGTGCACATGACTCTACGAGGTCCCTTTGACACAGCAACacagctcagcagcaacgTGCTATAGCCCAGGAAGAACCCAACTTACGCAGGAACCAAACGGTGACTGACGGACATTGTTCATGTTTGATTGGCCGTTTCATTTATTCCATCTCGCCTCCGAACCTGCTTCGCACACGTTCTCAACAGCGATCAACCCTTCTAGAACTCATGCGACACAACGAAAAATTCCCCGATCCGCATGCGTGAAGCAGCTTCCAGACCACGACTTCGAGATCACCTTTTTCATCATCAGAAACACAATCGTGCCCGAGCACACCAAAACGCGTGAGCACGCCTTTGATACTCGGTACAGTCACAAGTTACACAGCATGAGCATGTATGTATGTGAAAAGCGGAGCCACATCCACTGCCACAGTTGCTACTAATCTGGGCCTGACCCGGCGCCAGCAACGCCAGCACAGCCAGCACGCCAGTTTCCCTGCAGCCAACAAAAACAACGACTTCCACAGCCACTGTTGGTTCGGTGGAGCGAACTCCGCTTCTAGCGTACCACTTTCTCATGGCAACTGTACCTGCTTCCCGCAAAAGCGGTGTGATGAATGTTCTCCTCTGAACGAGAGAATACTTGGTACTTGTAAATGGCTAGCAGTAGGCCACGCGAGCGATAGAGCTCTTTCTACTCCGTGACGGGAGAAAGTAGCTGTCGACATTGTGATTGGGTAGGCGTAACTACATCGAACCCTGCAGTGGGGCGCCACTGTGGGTGCTCAAAGTCATCAGCTTTGCATGGAAAGTGGGTTAGGAGCCGCCGCAGTGAGCTGAGCAGTCCCGTGAGGGATACGAGCGCGAAAGATGCACAATAATGTAAGTAGGGAGGAGCACAAACAACCAGATCGGTGAAACAGGAGATGTTGACTCTTTTGCTGAAGTTCGTGCTTCATTATTGGCCTTATTAGCCTGGGTATCTATCATCGCGCGAGGTCTCAATGTAATGCTGTTTTGGCCTGCCCAATCTCATGCAGGTCTTCCGTGGCAGGCACATCGCTCCTCTTTGCGTTCCATCCCGTTTCTACAGCTGCAGTGCGAGCTCGGCCTCATGTCTCGTCTCTAGGCATCGAACGGTATGGTTCGCCTGCCTGGACGCATGAATGACCATATGCGTGCTCTCTTGCGTCCCTTGCTTTCAATGCTCATGCTTATACTTTGCCATCATGCTGTTTCAACAATCCACAATCAGATGTCCTCAAGACATGTCGATCTcctcgatgttgatgttgttgcgAGAGTTCTTCATGATCGCCTTGATGTTACGCTCCACCTCGTCCCAGTCGCTGGTGTCAAGCTTGGTGGGCTCGACACCGAAGTGCTTGCAGATGGCCATGAGACTCTGCCAGCTCTTGCGGTCGTGAACGAAGCTGAGCGCAGCACCTGTGCGACCGAAACGACCGGTACGTCCGATGCGATGCAAGTAGGTTTCAAAATCTGGTTGACCATCCACCGTCTCTGGAATGTCGTAATTGACCACCATGGTGACAGTGGAGACGTCGATACCACGGGACAGCACATTGGTGGCAATCAGCACCTTTGCCTCACCCTTTTGAAATTTCCGGAAAGTCTCGTCGCGCTCTGCGCCCTCCTTTGCACCTGTCAGAGAGGCAACATTGTGGCCCTCGGCTGTCATGCGCTTGTCGATCTGGACCGCTGTTTCTCTGtgcttgacgaagatgactgATGACCCAATCGTCATGAGGCCATAGAATTTGAGAAGGGCGGCGTATTTCTCCTCGTCATTCTGGCAGTCCAGGTACATCTGTCGGATGCCCTTAACGGACAGCTCCTCGACCTTCAAGGTGATCATATTCGACTTGGGTGAGAACTGCTCGGCAAAGGCCAAAACGTCTGGTGGGAAAGTTGCGGAGAACAGCACGACCTGGGCGGTCCTCGGCAATTGCTGCTTGACACGCTTGCACTGGTCTGCCATGCCCTGCAGATCGAGCATGTTGTCCGCCTCATCGAGCGTAAGGACTTTGATGCCTCGTGCATCGAGTAGCCGCCGCTTCAGCTGATCCATCACTGTGCCTGGTGTGCCAACAACGACTTGCCCCTCGACGGGCTTCCCACGGGTCTCTGGGTCTGGCACCGATTGCGAGATTCGCAAGCCTTTCTCCAGAAGCTTGATGCCCATGGTCGTCGCGACTCCAGCGATCTGCCGAGCGAGTTCTCGAGTCGGTGCGAGAATCAGCGCCTGTGGCTTGTTGATGGAAAGGTCAACGCGTTGGAGAACGTTGAGGACGAAAGCGGCAGTCTTGCCTGTGCCAGATTGTGATTGACCGATGAAGTTCTGAGGTGGGTCCTTGAGCAGCAGTGGAAGTGCGCGCTCCTGAATCTTGGAGGGCTTCTGGAATCCCATAAGGTCCAGACCAGTGCTGAGCTCTTCTTTCCTATTTGCAATGTCAGCCTACAGTTGCTCAATtgtcgtatatatatccttcaGCAACTTACAGCGACAACTCTTCAAACTTCTTGACTGAGTAAAGAGGATTGTTCGGGTCCTCTTGAAGATCTGCCAACTTGACATTGACGTCAAACTCTGGCTCGTTCAAGCCTTTGGAGCCCGCCATGAAGTGACCGGCGCCATCGACCTGAGCCTTCTCGAGATCTTTCTTGTCCGCTCCGTCACCGCCTGTTTTCTTGTCAGAGCCCGTTGCGGTCGAGTCATCCTCATCGGACCATTTGAAGCCAGGACCGGATGGCGTAAAAATCGCGGCGGCAGGGTTGGCCTTCGTACCGTTCGCGGGGGAATTGGTGCTCTTTTCGTCGCCCAAGCTGAGGCCGCCGAGTTTCGGCGCGTCTGGTTCTGTCGACATCTTACTGTTGTGCCGAGGGGCAAGTGTTTGGTGAGGGAGTGGTGCGTGCAAAGAGCGTGGGCGGCTGAAAATGCCGACGAGGGTCAGTTGAGATGACAACGACCGATGTGTTGAGAAGAGGCGCACTTCGCTGAAGTGCGAGAAGTGAGATGTCGGCTGGATGGTGAAAGCGACAAAAGTTGTGAGCTTTCGACAATGGCCGCTTCGAGCTTCGAGAAACAAGGAAGGCACGGACCTCGCCGCACGTGCAGATCGCGGGGCACGGCAGGCCGGGCAGGCACGTTGTTGGGTGCTGGGTGGGCTTGCGACGCCCGGCTTTCTTggccgaagatgatgatgcccaGTCTTAGTCTTCACTTGTGCATTGTTGTCCTTTCACTTCACTGCTGCCTGCTCGGCCATGACCGTGACTGTTGAGTCGGTGAATGCACGTGAAGTGACATGGCCGAGGTGGAGATTGCGACCAGCTTCGGCGCGGAGCTGAAGGATGGCTTCAAGCCCGTGAATGCCTGGGTGTCAGGCGGCATCGCCTGGCTGAACGACATTGAGCAGTTCTACCGCGAACGTCATGCCATTGAGAAGGAGTACAGCCAGAAGCTGAACGCTCTGGCAAAGAAATACtatgagaagaaggcaaagaagaCCAGCAGCCTGAGCGTGGGCGACACTCCGACAGTAACTCCGGGCTCTCTCGAGAGCGCATCGATGACCACGTGGACGGTCCAGCTCACGACACTGGAAGGACGGGCGAACGAGCACGATCGCTTTGCGAATGCCTTGATCGGTCACGTTGCAGAGCCACTAAAGCACCTTGCTGCGAAGTACGAGGACTTGCGCAAGTCCCACGCCGACTATGCTgccaagctggagaaggagcgAGATGGCAGCTACGCGGActtgaagaagaccaagagcaAATACGACAGTACTTGTCAAGAGGTCGAGAACAAACGGAAAAAGACCGAGAGTAGTTTCGACCATGGCAAGCAAAAGGCACAAGCTGCCTttcagcagcaacaggcGGAGATGAGGAACATGAAGAACACGTACTTGATCGCAATCAATGTTACGAACAAGCAGAAGGAACGATATTATCACGACTATGTTCCTGATCTTCTCGATGTAAGAAGTTGCGCTCGTGCTTTGCGTGAAGATCTGTACTAATGTGCTATGTTGGAATAGTCGCTCCAGTCTCTGTCTGAAGCCCGAACTGCAGCTTTGAATGGCTTGTGGCTGACTGCAGCTTCTATGGAGACTCAGGCCATGAAGAACTCGACCCAGCTGTTGGATCACCTTTCGGCAGAGATCCCACGCAACAACCCCGTC from Cercospora beticola chromosome 1, complete sequence encodes:
- the CGA1 gene encoding Glucoamylase 1 precursor (Glucan 1,4-alpha-glucosidase) (1,4-alpha-D-glucan glucohydrolase) gives rise to the protein MGCGQSSESKEGKQRNEEIENQLKRDKMNLRNEIKMLLLGAGESGKSTILKQMKLIHEGGYSRDERESFREIIFSNTVQSMRVILEAMESLELPLDDQRAEYHVQTIFMQPAQIEGDVLPPEVGQAIKTLWADAGVQSAFQRSREYQLNDSAKYYFDSIDTIASPTYIPSDQDVLRSRVKTTGITETTFIIGDLTYRMFDVGGQRSERKKWIHCFENVTTILFLVAISEYDQLLFEDETVNRMQEALTLFDSICNSRWFTKTSIILFLNKIDRFKEKLPVSPMKNYFPDYEGGQDYGAACDYILNRFVSLNQHPTKQIYTHFTCATDTMQIRFVMAAVNDIIIQENLRMCGLI
- the DBP5 gene encoding RNA helicase required for poly(A+) mRNA export (BUSCO:EOG09261MPU), producing the protein MSTEPDAPKLGGLSLGDEKSTNSPANGTKANPAAAIFTPSGPGFKWSDEDDSTATGSDKKTGGDGADKKDLEKAQVDGAGHFMAGSKGLNEPEFDVNVKLADLQEDPNNPLYSVKKFEELSLKEELSTGLDLMGFQKPSKIQERALPLLLKDPPQNFIGQSQSGTGKTAAFVLNVLQRVDLSINKPQALILAPTRELARQIAGVATTMGIKLLEKGLRISQSVPDPETRGKPVEGQVVVGTPGTVMDQLKRRLLDARGIKVLTLDEADNMLDLQGMADQCKRVKQQLPRTAQVVLFSATFPPDVLAFAEQFSPKSNMITLKVEELSVKGIRQMYLDCQNDEEKYAALLKFYGLMTIGSSVIFVKHRETAVQIDKRMTAEGHNVASLTGAKEGAERDETFRKFQKGEAKVLIATNVLSRGIDVSTVTMVVNYDIPETVDGQPDFETYLHRIGRTGRFGRTGAALSFVHDRKSWQSLMAICKHFGVEPTKLDTSDWDEVERNIKAIMKNSRNNINIEEIDMS